A window of Cellulosimicrobium protaetiae genomic DNA:
CCCGACCGCGATCGGCCCGGTGGACATCCTCGCCAAGGACGCGTCCGGAGCGACGGTCGCGGTCGAGATCAAGCGCCGGGGCGACATCGACGGGGTCGAGCAGCTCACCCGCTACCTGGACCTGCTCAACCGCGACCCGCTCCTCGCTCCCGTCCGCGGCGTGTTCGCCGCGCAGGAGATCAAGCCGCAGGCGCGCGTGCTCGCGACGGACCGGGGCATCGGCTGCCTGGTGCTCGACTACGACGCGATGCGCGGCGTCGACGACGTGGACTCCCGCCTCTTCTAATCCCGGCCCCCACCCCGCCGACCAGGCGGTCATGGCCCGTCCCGACCCCTGGACGCGCCACGACCGCCTGCTCGTCTCGCCAGGACAGCCTGCTCGGCAGCGACCGCCGTCTCTTGGTGTTCCGCATGGAGCGCCTCTGTCCCCTGTGCTGGCGACGCGCCGTGGTAATTTTTGAACATGTTCAAAAACGGCGGCGACGCATGAGCGCGACACCGAAGTCCGAGCGGACGCGCGCGCACCTGCGCGACGTGGCGATTCGGATGCTGCGCGACGTCGGGTACGAGCGCACGACGATGCGTGCCGTCGCGGCCGAGGCCGGCGTGAGCACGGGGAACGCGTACTACCACTTCCCGTCCAAGGACGCGCTCGTCCAGGAGCTCTACCTCGAGGTGCAGCACGAGCACGCCGAGCGCGCCGCGTCCGTGCTCGCCGCCGAGGGGCCGCTCACCGACCGGCTGCGCGGGGTGTGGGGCGCATCGGTCGACGCGTTCGCGCCGTTCCACGCGTTCGGCGGCGAGTTCGTGTCGGTCGCGATCCGCCCGGGCTCGGACGCGAGCCCGTTCTCCGCCGCCTCGGCGGCGTCGCGCGACCTCTCGCGCGACCTCTTCGAGCGGGTCGTCGCCGGGTCGTCGTCGCGGGTCCCCGCCCGGCTGCGTGCCCAGCTCCCGGAGCTGCTGTGGCTCGCCCAGCTCGGCATCACCCTGTTCTGGGTCCATGACACGTCGCCCGGGTTCGCCCGCACGCGCAGGCTCGTCGACGGGGGCGCAGCGCTCGTCGGCAGCCTCGTCCGGCTGTCCCGGCTCCCCGTCGCGCGCGGGGTGGTCGACGACGTGCTACGCCTCGTGCGCGCGGTCCACCCGGGTGCGCCCGGGGCGCCGGAGCCGGCCGTCGCGCCCCGCGAGCGCGCCGACGGGCCGGAGGATCGCGCGTGAGCCCGGCCGGCGCGGCGCTCGTCTCGGGGCTGGTGGTCCTCGGCATGGTCGTGGTCCTGCCGCTCGGCCTGCGTCTCCTCGGGCCCGACGTCGTCCCCGCACCGCGCAGCGCCGCATGGCCCCTCGCAGGGGTCGCCGGAGCGGCGGGCGTCGTCCTCCCGCACGGCACCGCGTCGGTCCTGCTCGCACTCGTCTTCGCGGCGGCGACCGCCGTGCTGGCCGGTGCCGGCGCGCGGCTCGCGGCGCGCACGCTGCGCGAGGTGCGGGCGAGACGTGCCACGCGTGCCGATCGGTCCGCCGTCGCGCGCCTCGCCTCGCGCGCGGCGACCGTGACCGCCCTGGTCATGCCCGCGGTCGGTGCGAGCGCCCTGGTCGCCGAGCGTGCCGGGTGGGGGCTCCTGGGGTTCTCCGGGACGTATCTCGCGCTCACGGTCCCGCACATGCTCTACGCCGGGTTCGGTGCGGCGCTGATCGCGGGCGCGGTCGCGCGCCTCGGCACCGACCGGCTCGCGGTCGCCGGGGCGTGGGGCGTGCCGCTCGGGACGGTGCTCGTGCTCGTCGGCTACTTCGTCGGCGACGTGGCCGAGCTCGTCGGCGCGGGGGTGCTCACGCTCGCCCTGTGGGCGACCGCGGTCGCGACCGTCCGGTCGTTCGCGCGGCCCACCGGCCCCGCGGAGCCGGGCGGCGCGCAGCCGGATGGCCGTCGACCGGGGGACGACCGCCGGGAGCCGGCCGACCGTCGGCTGCCGGACGGTCGCGGGGACACTGCGGTCGCCCGGGTGCTGCTCGGCACGGGCGCGACCCTCGTCGGGCCGTCGATGCTGCTCGCTCTCTGGTGGGCCGCGGGCGAGGCGCTCGGGTTCGCGCACCCGAGCCTCGACGTGATGGCGGCGACGCACGGCGTCGCGAACGCGCTCGGCTTCGTGCTGTGCACGATCCTCGGGCTGCGGATCCTCGCGCGCGGGCCGTCGGCCTCGGACGAGGCGGACGGTGCCGGACGGGGTACGAGTCGTGGGCCCGGGCGGGCCCCGGAGGGGAGCAGGTCATGACGTTCACGTACCCGGAGGTCGGTGCGACCCGCACCGACGACCGTCCTGCGGGGTACCGGTACCTGCAGGTGCGCCGCCGGCTCACGGACCGCCCGCACGGTCCGGAGGACCTCGCGTGGCTGGGGGAGCAGCTGCTCACGTGGCGGGTCCACGCGGCGGCGCGGGTGCGCCTGGACACCGCGGCCCCGGTCGCGGAGCCCGGCGCGCGCGTGACGACCCTGCTCGGCGTCGGGCGCCTGCGCCTGCACGAGCCGTGCGAGGTCGTGTGGGTCGAGCGGTCCGCGCGCCGGGTCGCGTTCGGGTACGGCACCCTGCCCGGGCACGCGTTCGTGGGGGAGGAGCGCTTCGCCGTCGAGCGGGACGACGCGGGTGACCTGTGGTGGAGCATCGACGTGTTCAGCAGGCCCGTGCTGTGGTGGGTGCGTCCGTTCGCGTTCGCGGTGCCGACGTTCCAGCGGCTCTTCGCCCTGCACCTCGGCCGTGGTGCCCGCCGCCTCCTCGCGTCGCGCGAGCGCTGAGGCGCACGGCTACCGCGGGCGGTCCGACGGCGGCCGAGCGCGGTCGTCCCGTGCGCCGCGTCTCGGCTCTCGACCCGCGTGCGTCCACGGCCCGACGGGTTTGCACGCCAGGTGTACGAAGTGCGGCAGGATGGCTCCATGACCGACGCCGCCAGCAGTCCTCGTCCCGCCCAGCAGCCCGGCACCGAGCGAGTCCTCGTGGGCCGCGTCGTCACCCCGACGGGTGTCCTCGACGACGGCGTCGTCGCCGTGGCGGACGGGCGGATCGCGTGGGTCGGCCCCCGGACGGAGGCCGTCGCCGCGGGGTACGCCGACCTGCCGTCGGACGGCGCGGCGACGCTGCTCCCGGGCCTCGTCGACGTGCACGACCACGGCGGCGGCGGGTCGAGCTTCCCCGACGCGACGAGCGTCGACGAGGCGCGCGTCGCCGCACGCGAGCACCTGCGCCACGGCACGACGAGCCTCGTCGCGTCCCTCGTGACCGCCCCGCGCGACGTGCTGCTGGAGCGCACCGGCACCCTCGCCGACCTCGCCGACGAGGGGGAGATCGTCGGCATCCACCTCGAGGGGCCGTTCCTCTCCGAGGTCCGGTGCGGCGCGCAGAACCCGCACGACATGCTCGAGGGAGACCCGGAGCTCGTCCGTGCGATCGCCGCGGCGGCGCGCGGCTACCTGCGCACGATGACGGTCGCGCCCGAGGTGCCGGGCGTCGTCGGCGCCGGGGGAGTGATCGAGACCCTCGTCGAGGTCGGGGCGATCCCGTCGATCGGGCACACCGACGCGAGCACCGAGCAGACGGAGGCGGCGATCGCGTCGGGCGTCGCGGCGCTCGCGGCGGCCGGGCGTCCCGGGGCACGGCTGACCGCCACGCACCTGTTCAACGGCATGCGGCCCCTGCACCACCGCGAGCCGGGTCCGATCGCGGCGTGCCTCGCCGCTGCTGCCCGCGGCGAGCTGGTCGTCGAGCTCGTGGCCGACGGCACGCACCTCGTGCACGGCACCATCCGCAGCGTGGCCGAGCTCGTCGGCGCGCACGTCGGCGGGGACGGCGCGGTCGCCGGGCCGGACGCCGTCGCGCTCGTCACCGACGCGATGGCCGCGGCCGGCATGCCCGACGGCGCGTACGAGCTCGGGCCGATGAGCGTCACGGTCGCGCACGGTGTCGCGCGGCTCACCGAGGGCGGGTCGATCGCGGGCGGCACGTACCACCTGCTCGACGTCGTCCGCGAGACGGTCGAGGCCGGGGTGCCCCTCGTCGACGCGGTGCGCGCCGCCTCCTGGACCCCGGCCGGCGTGATCGGCCTCGACGACCGTGGCGGCCTCGTCGCGGGCCGCCGCGCCGACGTCGTCGTCACGGACGCCGACCTGCGCGTGCGCGAGGTCCTGCGTGCGGGCGACCCGGTCGACCTCACGCTCTGACGCCCCGCGCGCACCCTTCGCGCCGCCGACCGCACCCGCCGAACCCGAGGTCGCTCCTCACCCACCCCGTCCCGTGAGGAGTGATCCCGGGTTCGGCCGGTTGGGGAGCTCGACGAACCCGGGGTTGCGGGCAGCCTGCGTGCTGAACCTGCCGATGTCTCCGGGTTGGGCGTTCGCGGGCGCGGACGTGGGCCGCGGCGTCGTCGCAGGTCGGGCCGTGCGCACCGAACCGGAGAGCGTGTTCTTGCTCCGCGGGCTTGACTCTCGTCATTTGTTCATCCAATACTCGTAACAGCGAAGCGCTTCGACGATGCGTTTCGACGAAGCGCTTCGACGGCCGAGGCGACGGACCGGACCACAGGGGAGTGGTGACGATGGCGACGATGCAGGACGTGGCGCGAC
This region includes:
- a CDS encoding TetR/AcrR family transcriptional regulator is translated as MERLCPLCWRRAVVIFEHVQKRRRRMSATPKSERTRAHLRDVAIRMLRDVGYERTTMRAVAAEAGVSTGNAYYHFPSKDALVQELYLEVQHEHAERAASVLAAEGPLTDRLRGVWGASVDAFAPFHAFGGEFVSVAIRPGSDASPFSAASAASRDLSRDLFERVVAGSSSRVPARLRAQLPELLWLAQLGITLFWVHDTSPGFARTRRLVDGGAALVGSLVRLSRLPVARGVVDDVLRLVRAVHPGAPGAPEPAVAPRERADGPEDRA
- a CDS encoding YndJ family transporter codes for the protein MSPAGAALVSGLVVLGMVVVLPLGLRLLGPDVVPAPRSAAWPLAGVAGAAGVVLPHGTASVLLALVFAAATAVLAGAGARLAARTLREVRARRATRADRSAVARLASRAATVTALVMPAVGASALVAERAGWGLLGFSGTYLALTVPHMLYAGFGAALIAGAVARLGTDRLAVAGAWGVPLGTVLVLVGYFVGDVAELVGAGVLTLALWATAVATVRSFARPTGPAEPGGAQPDGRRPGDDRREPADRRLPDGRGDTAVARVLLGTGATLVGPSMLLALWWAAGEALGFAHPSLDVMAATHGVANALGFVLCTILGLRILARGPSASDEADGAGRGTSRGPGRAPEGSRS
- a CDS encoding DUF1990 family protein; translation: MTFTYPEVGATRTDDRPAGYRYLQVRRRLTDRPHGPEDLAWLGEQLLTWRVHAAARVRLDTAAPVAEPGARVTTLLGVGRLRLHEPCEVVWVERSARRVAFGYGTLPGHAFVGEERFAVERDDAGDLWWSIDVFSRPVLWWVRPFAFAVPTFQRLFALHLGRGARRLLASRER
- a CDS encoding N-acetylglucosamine-6-phosphate deacetylase, with product MTDAASSPRPAQQPGTERVLVGRVVTPTGVLDDGVVAVADGRIAWVGPRTEAVAAGYADLPSDGAATLLPGLVDVHDHGGGGSSFPDATSVDEARVAAREHLRHGTTSLVASLVTAPRDVLLERTGTLADLADEGEIVGIHLEGPFLSEVRCGAQNPHDMLEGDPELVRAIAAAARGYLRTMTVAPEVPGVVGAGGVIETLVEVGAIPSIGHTDASTEQTEAAIASGVAALAAAGRPGARLTATHLFNGMRPLHHREPGPIAACLAAAARGELVVELVADGTHLVHGTIRSVAELVGAHVGGDGAVAGPDAVALVTDAMAAAGMPDGAYELGPMSVTVAHGVARLTEGGSIAGGTYHLLDVVRETVEAGVPLVDAVRAASWTPAGVIGLDDRGGLVAGRRADVVVTDADLRVREVLRAGDPVDLTL